From Ostreibacterium oceani, the proteins below share one genomic window:
- a CDS encoding FKBP-type peptidyl-prolyl cis-trans isomerase, whose product MKISENCVVSIGYQLADEAGNAIEASRPDAPLEYLHGANNIIPGLENALTGKAAGETVQVRVEPEDAYGVVNDALKQSVPREAFVDVDEIAVGMQFQAQSDSGQVEVVTVIEVNDETVTIDTNHPLAGQVLHFDVDVLSVREATETEIAHGHVHSAGGCSH is encoded by the coding sequence ATGAAAATCAGCGAAAATTGTGTTGTCAGTATTGGCTATCAATTAGCAGACGAAGCAGGAAATGCCATTGAGGCATCACGACCTGATGCGCCGTTGGAATATTTGCATGGGGCAAATAATATTATCCCTGGTTTAGAAAATGCCTTAACTGGAAAGGCGGCAGGTGAAACAGTCCAAGTCCGCGTCGAACCAGAAGACGCTTACGGTGTCGTCAATGACGCATTAAAGCAATCCGTCCCAAGAGAAGCATTCGTCGATGTTGATGAAATCGCTGTGGGCATGCAGTTTCAAGCGCAATCTGACAGCGGACAAGTCGAGGTCGTGACCGTCATCGAAGTCAATGACGAAACTGTCACCATTGATACGAATCATCCGCTGGCAGGCCAAGTATTACATTTTGATGTTGACGTGTTATCTGTTCGCGAAGCGACTGAAACGGAAATTGCCCACGGTCACGTTCATTCGGCGGGTGGCTGTTCACATTAA